CGCTCACATTCTATCCTGTACTTCTCCATCTCCTGCACCTCTGCGATGGACTCACGCAGGTCGTCTGTAAACTTCTTTCGGTCTTGAGGGTTGGGAGCGTTAAAGTTTATGAGGACTTTAATCTCCGCTCCGGGTATGGCTGACGTTAAACGGACTCCGTTGGGGTAATCTGCGAGGATAAAAATCACAACAGCTTAACTAAACTGATCACACAGAATTATCACGTGTTGTTTAAACATCCAAATCCGGCCTAGAGgtaagacaggactaaaacaggagtaaattaGAGCTAATAATGAGACAAATAAGACAAAATCGAGACCGTAAGAAGAGCATCAATGTCACAGGTTTATTTGAAAGTTCTTACACTTACACTGATTCTCAAAGAGCAGAACTTGCATCCCATAGAGAGAAAACGACTGTCGAAAGCTGTAAGTCACcgagtttttctttttctggaAGATCTTCGTCACCTATGAACAAAGAGAAGATGTCCGCtcttgaaatacattttaatgccaaGTGACTGATGCTGAGATGGAATAACAAAGTCGTCCGTACCACGAGCAGATCATTGAACAGAAAAATCTCTCTTTGATGCAGGCCCAGTTTCTGTGGTTTGTTGGGATCGGGGACTTCAAAGAGTCGGCAGTAGCACACGAGTCTCCGATGGGGTAATGACAGGACCTACAGAGGATTAAATAATGCAGGTTATTCAgaattttactttaatttagACTTTTCGTGCAgccaaataaaacatattcagaATTTATTGTGTAAACTGTGAAAAGGACGTTGTTTTCAATCAAATATCCAACACTTACACAACCAAGTCCATGATGTAACGACCCaatctgaaaaagaaaaagatgcaTTAGTAAAATTATATCGTGTTACTGTATTATCTCATGTATCTGACGTCTGACTGACAGTAATCACTAGCAGGACATGCAACAATACGCTTGTAGTTTGTTCTTATAAATGGAAACTATGGAAACTGAACTTTacgttttctggtggaggatcagCTGATACTTGACAGAGTTGATTTCCTTGAAtgcttttaaatctaaactgagaGCTCTCGAGTCCATaacatgcacttgtttttctttttcataatctgtttgtcttttcctgttatctctttgtaattatgtaactgtattttttatttgctgctgccgcttggccaggactcacttgaaaaagaggtttttaatcttaatggttaaataaatgttaaataaataaataaattaaggtAGTAGGacattaaaattatttattatacaCTGATACAATTCCACATGCTcagaaaaactttaaaaagcatgattttttgAGTGGGGTTGTCtgttttgtctcctcctccagaaaacttacacagtccagctttagtctTATATGACCGTGTGTATAGACTTTCCATTTTAAGAGCAGTTTTATTCATTCGGTTAAAGTGTGTCCTTAATATTTCGTGTCATCGCTACAAAATGAAAATTGGCTGCGCACACGATCTGCTCCAGAGTGGAACAGAAGACCGCAGCTGTCTGAGCGAAGCAGCCCAGGGCACATTCAAAACGACACTCAAAACGACTCTCAAACGCACCGGCTTTTTCCCAACTATGAGCTTCTCCACCTTCTGAACTTGAGACACATGGTCCTCGTTCGTCTTTAGCTCTCGCTTCCTGATGCGCTCATAGATTCCGACGAGCATTTCACGGGGGATGTCCTCTCCGTCGTCCACTCCTGTCAACGCAAATGTGAGGAATCAGAGTCATTTCTATTGAGTGAAAAACCACAGAGTAAGAGAAAAGAAGctgagaaaagaaaaacagagaaaagttaccaacaaaaaaaacagagaaaagaaaaaacagagaaaagttACCAACAAAAAACtgggaaaagaaaaaacagagaaaagttaccaacaaaaaaacagagaaaagaaaaaactgagaaaagaaaaaaaagagaaaagttaccaacaaaaaaaacagagaaaagaaaaaactgagaaaagaaaaaaaagagaaaagttacCAACAAAAAACtgggaaaagaaaaaacagagaaaagttaccaacaaaaaaacagagaaaagaaaaaactgagaaaagaaaaaaaagagaaaagttaccaacaaaaaaacagaaaagttacaacaaAAAGCTGAGAATGTACAAGATTTAACAGCGCTCTTACCTATTTTATTAAGTCCAATGTAACATGCAACCCAGCCCCTCTAACCATAACCcctaaaacacatgtgtcaaactcaaggcccgggggccaaatgcggcccgccacgtcattttacatggcccacgacaaggtaaattaaaagttcTGACTGACTTAAAATACTCAGTTACACAGcctttttttcatatctatgcaaatccatgtccaatatttgtaacttgaataaataataaatatagaaacggttaattacaTCTGGCCTTTTTAGAGCAACTATTTTGttgacgtggccctcggtgaaaatgagtttgacgcccctgccctaaaataaataaaagagcaaCCACGTTTAACTCTGCAATGTCAAAGCTGTTCATTTCTCCTTGCCCTTAATACTATTTTTTAATTACTCCCATATGAGCCAAGAAATTAGTTACCCAAAACCCCCGCTAATACCCCCATAATCTGCAGAGAGCAACTATAAAAAGTGCTCGGCTTTAACTACTGAGATTCTTTGACCATGACGTCCAAAAATAGAGCAATGACAAGGCCATTAATCAAAGCAAAGAGCATGCACAGAGTCTGCAGGAGGACGAATGTTTATCCCCGTGACGGTGGATCTTACTGGTCAGGAGGGGTGGGCATTCTGGACGTAATAAGGTGAAGTTTACCTCGAAGGTTCTTGACAAAGTCCTCCAGTTTCATCTTGCGTTCTGGTTTGACGTTGGGGCTGTACATGTCAGTGTTGAGGAGGATGATCGCGAAGGCCAGGATGAAGATGGTGTCTGGGTTTCGGAACTGCCGGACCACGCCGGGGTTACAAATGCAGTACCGCTGACTGTGGTGGCgtaaaataaagtgaaaattaGTTTACAAATGGGTCACTTTACTCAAAAAAATCGTAAATATTGTATGAAAAACTGCAGTATGTACTATCCAAGTGCACATTTCTAATAAAGACATATgtgtattactgtattttccggaatataagtcgctccggagtcaaaaattacattaaaaaaaaaaaaaaaaaacgcgtGGCTGTCAATTTGTCAGTGTGACcataacaaaaatgtgaaaatatatactcaaatgcgacttatattccacgtctgagtataagtcacacccggacaaactatgaaaagagaaaaaagtgcgacttataatgcggaaaatacggtaaaagtatttatgaaaaacacaattaaagatgtgtttttataaatatagAAAGGGAATAAtcattgtttgtgtgtttaagcCTATTTACATACACATTGGGCGTTTACAGACACGTTGTAATCccccaaaacacaactttgCGTCATTATTCCGGCGGATGTTGTGTTGCTTGTGTTGTGTGCACTGAGCTGCAGGCGGCTCCGGTAAAGTGCCTCTGGAATAGTGTGTCCTTGCTCCGTGCTGATGCTGGAGGAAGCACATTCTCATAGACTTTACTGCACTTTTCTACTGTTGAtatgcagtaaataaataagcctCAGGCGGGTTGTGAGTGTGTGCGTTTAAATGTGTCTCTTGTTTGTTGTGTCCAAGCAGATCCTAAACTTGAACTATCTTTTAATACGTGGTCGCACACACAGTTTATAAAAGTGAATGCTGCTTTGGTGGATAATGGAATAAAACCCAGAAAACAAACAGTACGGTGCTTGAACTTTTACAGGGGAGAACTTGGATACAACTTACTTTAGTAAATGTGGCTTATGTGACTGAGTTAATGGAGAATGCACCTGATTGTAACTTGTAATTTAGTACTataatgtattaaataatatgtattttctggagtataagtcgcaccagagtataagtcgcaccggagtataagtcgcaccggacaaaaaatgcattataatgaagaaataaacatgtatttcacatataaatcacatctgagtataagtcgcaccagaatATGAGTCTCACCAGAGTATAAACTGCCCCAGAATATaaatcgcaccagccaaaaaaatgcataataatgaaaaaaaccaacaaatttcacatataaatcacatctgagtataagtcgcacctggggccaaactataaaaaaaaaaaagtgcaatgtataatccggaaaatatggtaaatatTATGATGTGATTAAGTGTGATTGGTGCCTCTGTTTAAATAACCTGCAGATACTGGCACTAGGAGGTGAGATTATGTAGTAAATAACCTGCTGTTATGTAGTTAATAACCTGCAGATACTGGCACTAGGAGGTGAGGGTTTTGCAGTAAAATGTGGAGTTACCTGAAGGCCTCAATGAGCCGCTCCACCTTCTGCGCCTCCCCCTGAACTCGGATGTGAGCCTGGAACTTCCTGAGCGCCTCGTCCAACTCCATCACCGAGAAGTCCATTTCATCCACGACGCAgctgcagagacacagggattttgtactttttccacACAGAACACGATATTAACGTTACAATGAACTCTTAGGctgatatttgtgtttttattgctcaaaaataccttgaaaaacaccttgaaaaacaactGTCCACAGATTTTAGCTGTAATTTGGCCTAGTGGAGTCATTTTCTTTTATCGTACAgcgaaacattccaggaaaCCCCAAAATAATCCACGTTCTTTATCGTTTTTGTGTGAATTAACAATCAGCAGCAACATTAAGGAGATGTACAAGGAGAGAAAACTGAAACCTAATCATAGACGAGTGTGTAATAATCACTGCTCTGCAATAACCTTGTAACGTACAGTCCTCTAATCATGTGTTTAGTTATGCTGCACCGCAATGAGACTCTGggaatttctgttttgtttacaaTAATAACCCCGACAAACGGATATGACGGTGTCTCCTGTGATAAATGGAGCGTGTCTAGATCTGGAGATGTTTTCCTCAGAACTCTATAGATTTGGCTGTCAGACCGAGTGCTTATCCTGCACTTCATCCCGCCGCGCTCTGAATACACCGGCATCAAGTCAATTAAACTTCATTTCAATCACTGCATGAATCACAACTGGTAAAAAGTTCTACAATCCAGACACAgctgaatacatttaaattgaacTCTTTCGCAGCACTTCCTGAGGAGATTCAGTCAGTTTTGAGATATTTCAGCGACTTTATATTATTTCTCAAGTGAATCAAAACAGGACTCGTACTTCAGATTATTACTTAGCATATAAAAAGAAAGCTagtcatttgtatttttatatgtttttatttttatacggTGAGTGACTGCCTTAAACCTGAAGCTTCTTGGATCAGTAttgatttgtccagtttaaaaagatcatttttcttttgcgacGGCttggggattacacagatattcaaTAATTCAAACTGTACGTAATAACATACCGATAGTTTGCAAGTGAAATGCAGATTTATTGTTGCCCCTCGTTAAAACAGAATCGGATTGACATAAAAAATGCCATAGATGAAGTAGTGAATATTAAAATTCCCTTAAGTTTTGAAATTCTGTATCTAGGAAAGATTGAAATATTGACTTTAAGAAGAAATTAAGATTATAAAATGATGAGAATTACGCTACGGGCAAGTAAAAAGGCATTCACAAGAAGATGGAGAACAGATCTGGTGCCTCGGGTGAAGAACGCGTCGATGTTGTGCTTAAAGTCTAGAATGTGGAGAAAGTGACTGCATCTGTGAGGTGGGAAATGGATAAATTTAGTACGATTTTGGAAAGAGTGGCTACAATACGTTAGACAGAGTAGATGAGACTTTGCGTAGGGCTGATTGAAGACGCCCACGCAGACTTGAATTATCTATTTagtcttttatttcatttttctttacCGTACCTTGTATAAGTTTGCCCCGGTGAGAGATGAAATGACAGGATCTCTCACACCCTGGTTCGATGCTACAGTgtgtttgttattgtttatttgcttggttttcttttttttcttttttaaatgtatgttataATATCTTGTATAAACATAACTGCTGTATTGAAGATGGTTTTCTGCAGCAGTAGCGTTATAAATGTGGTGTACTCTTTATAATTTgaataaagtacaaataaaaataattcaaaaatgcAGCTTTATTCCTCCACTCACTCTAGGACGTCTCTGTTAAACTGCTTCTGTCTGTTGCCCAGAAACTCCCCGATCATCTGCCGACTCAGGCCTTTCCTCTGCAGCAGGAAGTGAGCCACTCCCACTGGTGTGTCCGGGACAAAGCTCCTCTCGATCAGATACTGGATGCCTTTTTCTGGTTTCCTGGAGTCGCATGGGAAGAGCAGAGCGAGTTACAGTCACACAATCCAAATATGTGATTATCCCACTGGCAAAATGTGTGTCAAATCATGCACAGGATTTAGAAAAGTAGAGGAATGAGGGACAGAATGAGATGGGACggagagaaaaaaatgcattattacatGAAACTGAATAAGGACAGTGGAGCAGAATAGTCACAATACAGTTTTAAATCTCAGCATTGTGGAAATAGCACGATCATGTGAATCTTATGACTTACATTATAGTGTGGTAATGTGCATTTTGCAGAGCAGCAGAGCGCAGTTGTCCCATGTGCGAAGTAACATTTGTATTTAATCCTCAATGACAATATCAACACAGTATTGGATGGataaagtcactgacagttggaaaaaaaatccataactcttttgtttctaaatattttccttttatttttccagaacatttagaacgactcttcccacattaatctgagcaaatccagcaccgaggaacgagccctcagtgtgcagtggaactttgagtcacatggggcaaattcacaaacccagtgGTGTTTTACCGTCGACATTTTAAtcccagagatgccccgagcgtaaatgccattaaaggaataataagtgtttttcaaagacagggggcagtatctccacagacctgactagtcctgatttcttcctgtgggtcgatcttaaagaaaaggtgtttgtgaataaacctcagacgataaacgacttaaaacgtaacaTCGAGGATCAAATGAGagacataagcccggaaatgctttaaatgtgacgcaaagtgtgttggatcgggctattttaggtcatttttacttctagTTTacgtagtgataagttcaagcgtaaatgaacaattataaccgtatatatcgccaaaaatctctgaaggttcagtttatctactgctaaaatttggtgagtttaacttacGAATtacaggagctactgaagatttaaaagtgtcagtgactttcgTTGTTGTTCTTTAACAGTTAAAAAGAAGAAGTGAACATTTGCAGCACTTTCACATAAATGCAGACGGCTTACTTATTGAAGAGGTTGAGTCCGATGCGGTAGTGCCTCTTCCGGATAATATCGTTGCTGAAGGCCGGCGAGTCCCAGCTGTTGCGCGTCTCTTTGTGGTACGTCTGTTTACTGAGGGTCTGCTCCCGGAGACTGTCTCGAGAGCTGGACTCAGAGCTGCAGTTTATCGTATCGTTAGAGTTTGACGTGCTGTTTATGCTGTCGTTATCCCCATCGGAAAAATCAGACTCCGACTTGCTCTGCCTGTTCGCCGTCCCATTGATGGCCAGGTGCGGTTCTAGTTGCCTCGGACGCTCTTCTCTCGACGGTCCTCTCGGTGGAAGTCCATGCGTGATGTTTTTGGGACTAGTTTGTTGATTGCTTAAACCCCGTTCGTAAGCGTTCTGCCTCTTTAAAGAACTCCGGTCCGAGCGATCGCTGAGTTCTACTGAGCTGTCACTAGGGGGCTCTATAGTCAGTAAAGGTAAGTGGTCCACTCTGAGACGCTGCTCCTGACACTCTAAAGAAGGAGTGCTCCGGCAGCTCGTGTCTGTATCTCCTTTCTCGTCTTTGTGAACGTGAGACCAGTAGTCCTGTGAGGAGTTGAGGGAGCGCTGATGGAGAGTGGACTCGGTGCTGGACGGCCGGTCAACAGACTGAGAAAGCGCTAAAGGAGGCGACAACTCATCCTCGTCTATGTATAAAGTAACGTCACTGTACGAAGCGCTCATTTCGTCTAGTTTCCTGTGGTCCGTGCTGGTCAGAGGGGCTTTGACCTGGCAGCTGACCTCCCTCTCCTGGTGCCCCCTACTGGGCTCTGACTGACCATCGTCCCCGTGCATGCTGCGGCAGTTCAACGCATCGTCTATGGACTCGGCCAGAGACTTTACCTGCCTTGAAAACGCATCCTCCAGTTCTGTAATCGCGTCTGTAAAGTCGTTTTGCGTCGTGGGCGTTTTGGCCTGAACACTCAAGTCCCCTGACCGCTCGGACTGCACCAGCGGGCCCATCTTTGTACCGTCGTCCGTTAGTGACACCTGCTTTCCTTCAAAATAAGAGCTGTGGACTTTTTCAGGTCCTTCAAAAGAAAACTGCATTCTCATATTGGAGAGGACGATTCGTCTCGACATACGGTTTTCAGACATAGAGCTTCTCAGACGCTCAAAGTTCTTATTCATTTGGTACTGGCGAAAGGCTGTCTGGATGGTGCGAGCGGCGTGTCGGGTTATGAAACGCCCACCATATTTGCGCTCTAGCATCTCCACCTGCAGGAAACACAGAAATTGTAATGAATATTAGCCAACAGTGGGTTAGATCAGGGCCGGTTCTAGCTTTCAGGAGGgtctaagctgaatttgtctctggggccccctcctgttCTCATcacttttagttgtttttgtgttttttttgaccaaaatcagactgaaaacatccagaatgtcacaactaccacagtcacaagaacagtagaCATATAAAAGAGGTAATTTTTcttcgtttctggtggattttaatgtgttttaatgcgaCAGTgagcttaaatttacattatgtcgggtccttgcaccggtgtaaacgcatagctgccctcacctctgcccgactcaaaaacaaacgcagcagcagcagatattttactactatagatataaaacaaatgtaatagttttcgagggatatttaggctgctgtaaacacacaagccccgtgtacaataaaacttgatatattacattattttcaatattattttaaaaacgtatgggctcttgggggccccctggtggcgtCGGGGCCCTatgcagctgcttagtctgcttataagCTGGACCGGCCCTGGGTTAGATAATAGTTGAGGTGAATGCCAATGTAATCAGTGTTAAGTAGAGACTGCACAAAGCTGGTGAAGAATATGTGCAAGAATGTAGTTAGTTAAATTGTCTGTCTATAtctttatctatttatctatataGATCCAAGTCAGTAGAAGTTTGACAATTGGCCAGCGCTATACAACTTTCTCAGGTCAGACAATGTGCTGTGACCCACTTTCCCACCTTTGTTTTGGAGTCAGGGCACAGAACAGCACTAATCATGTTTCCCTGGGCTGTGGCAGAGCAGAGCAGCCTAAAGCGCCGCAGCGTGGATCACCGGCCATGACAGTGAGTCTCACTTGGACGAGCAACCGCCTCCCTGCTAAACAAGAGACCAATACACTCTCATAGTAAAATCCAGCGCCGGGCCACACTCCACTGCTGTTATATGACCTGCTTTTCTCGGCTGTAAGGGCCAGCAGCCTGACAGCAGCTCACAGCCATAACCTTCATCTGTTCAGCTGTGGGGCGTAAAGAAAGCTCTGTGCTGCTCAACTTCTCACAGTCATTATTTGTAGTTTTGTTGAGGACTATGGGTTATTTTGAGAGATGCATTATTCCTCATTTGGGTGTGGTTAAGTTCTGATGGACATGTAGCTGGAGTTGAAGCCTTTTGCAAACAGAACACATAGAAAACTGTTGGATATTCGctcattaaatacaaaaacagcaaGAATACACGCAGAATAAAACAGTCAACAGTCAGGTTTGATTTGAGGTTTGTATTTTGGTTAAACTCTTTTGCGAATGCGTCTTGTCTCACCTGTTTGTCCTGGAGATCCGACGACAGCTCATAGCTCTCGGACAAGGAGCGCGAACGCTTGATGGCCTCCTCCTCGGCCTGCTTGCGGAGGATGGACTGCGAGTGCTGTAGTTTGGGCCGCCGCGGTCTCTGGTGTCCCGGCAGGAGGATGCGTCCGTAGATGTGACTGTCGAGGTGCTCCTGAGCCAGGCCCCTGCTGTGGGTCACTGGCACACAGGAGTACCCGGCGCTGGGGTCCACTGAGCCCACCTCACCCCCTGGAGCATCAGCTTCCACACtgcaaaaaagacacagacgCTGGGTCAGTGCTGAGTCACTTTGCCCCGCTTCACCTGCTCCATTTCCTGGACAGTCACGTGACCAGCCGGGACGTGAACTTTGATACTGCTGCTGGGTATAAATACGACAAAGGGAATTTATAGCAGCAGTCGGTGCTTTCATGGTCTCAGGAACATGCCAGCTTCTATTGAGgcgtgtttttacattttttcccttCACCACATGCTGTTATATGTGTCAAAATAGCAGTAGTAGAGCAGCTAAAACTAAAACCTGTGCACAGAGATAAAACAACAATCAATTCTACAAGtcaataaaggaaaaaaagtgcATTGAGTGTGGCTTAATAACACGCTGCGATGAAAAATTATCTTCAATTTGAACCCACGGTAATTGTTTAGATTGTTTATTAGATTATTTTAGTCATTGTGAATAATGACACGTCCAAGAAACAATGCAACCAATatgaaaaaatttaaaaaaaacagacaaacagactcATGCTCATGTCTTTTCACAATTCAGCAGTAATTCCGTACACCAATTCAGACTCTCAACGCCGTCCCGCCTCAGATCCAGGATCAGTAAAGACCAATTATTAGTGACAACACTGCAGGGAAAAACAAGTtatcttattattttgtttgtgaccAGTCGCTAAATAAGTTTACTGAACGAGAGCATGGATCAAAAGACGTTTATCAAGCCATAACTGTGTCGAATGGTTGAAAAGTAGTGGgacaacaggacaaaaacaataaaagcagcaGTAGGAACGACCTCCTCCTGGCGATGAGTGAATGCAGTGATaacgtccaggtctgatccagagaaAAGACGatatttaaatctgttaactggacaaattgttgtaggagtgaagacgtttggctgctcgtccaaactgcggccaaacatcttcacttctacaagccgtttcttcttcagttgtggtcagattactgctggacactgccttatattcaAGCATCATGactcaaaaacataattaatacagctctaaataaagaaaataataaaacaaagtcTATGTGTCCAAACAAAAGGCACAGAAATTCTGAGGCGACAAACACCaagcataaaaacataactagtcTGCCTGTGTATCGTGTTTTCATATAAATTGGAGCAATAAACAACCCTGAAAACCCCGGCACTTCAAAAAAGTGAAATCCACATGCGTGTAAGcgtaattaaaatgatttattttgtagCTTCGCCAACGTGTTTGGACAGCAGGTCCGCATCAGGCCTGAAATGTAATCAAATCAAACGAGTCGGCTTCCAGTATCTTTTGTAAACTGTAATATGCATTTcacattctttctttttttttttttctccatttcaaAGCAGCTCAGACTAATGTGCAGAATGTGAACAGAGGGAAGAACAACTCTGATCTCAGCAACTTTACACTCCCACATTCAGAGTAATAGTCTCCACAACCTCTTCACTTTGATTGCAGCCATCTATCCTCCTCAGCCGTTGAGCTGGTGTGGGCCCATGGCAGTGCATGAAGCGGGGTGATGGGActttaatcttgttttagtGGAGGAGGTCTGTTGTGCAATTTAGGAGGTGAAGTGAGGTGGCCCTTATAAAACCCAGGGTGAGAGCTGCAGATGCGTCCTGTTAACGTGGTAAAGATACGGAGCAAAACGTGGTCTTTGCTTGGTTTAGATTATGTCTTTTAATCACAAGTATCTTCTCAAAGTTATAAATGAAGAAAGTCTttatagtgtggcattaaaaggCCATGTACGCGTCTTTATTTCCTCAACAAGGCCATTTACAATCACGTCgagcattaaaaataaaaccaaataccGTGATATTGCTTATGCATTTTAATAGACATCACAGTGAATGAGAACCATAAAGTGAAGCAGTAAATATTGAACACGTTCCTCACTCAATATCGAGTACAAGGCCTCGCTTAGTCAAGAAACGCTGCATAAATCACCACGTGTCTCTTTAACTGCAACACGACCTGCAAATCCAAACAAAACCTGACTGATTTGCAATACAAATCATTCAAAACTTaacatattttacttatttCAGCACAATAACGTGAACATCCAGCTAGTTTTGAGCATCCAGCAGCTTCCAAAATCAGATATATTGACTGAATAACCAGTATTTTAACTTAGAAATACAATCCTGAGCTCTTCTCTCTTACCAGCTCCACGTCTCCAGCTCCAGAAGTGACTGGGCTCTGTGCGATGTACACTGCAGACACCACATCGTCCCATCTCCTGACCTCCACCAGAACACTCTCAATCACATCCTCATCTTCACTTTCTGTACACAAACGTGCTCGCTGCTCTGCCCTAGGACGCCTTTCACGCTCTGGCCTTTTCAGGAGAGGCTCGGAGCGTTCAGGAAGAGGTGGGGAATTCCTCAGAGGCACTTGGAGCGATACAGCTGCCCATTTCAAAGAGGAAGGGCCCGGCATAAGTGTGGTACAGAAGGATGTATTAATAGCAGGAGAATCACTAAGAACAGAGGGGGAATTCTTGATACATTTTTATccctggactaaacatgtgtTGTAAGATGTGTCTATGTAAGGGCATGTATTAATtgctctaaaaaaataaatgaacgcTTCCCTGGACACAAATTTTCTCCAAACGGGATGCACATTCTGAAAACTCGAAAGGTCAACAGCAGCACAAATCCTTCCTCCTCAGATCTGATTTGTGCAGTGTTTTGCCTTATAATTAAGACAAAAACATGGATGAGGGGACTGAGTCAGACCTCCACCCTGCTCATGTTTAGACTGATTCCCACTGTCCCGTACAGGGCAGTtcctgcttcatgacatcacaaactaAACAAAGCGAGTCTCAGAGATGTTATCCGATCTAGAACACATAA
The sequence above is drawn from the Periophthalmus magnuspinnatus isolate fPerMag1 chromosome 5, fPerMag1.2.pri, whole genome shotgun sequence genome and encodes:
- the iqsec1b gene encoding IQ motif and SEC7 domain-containing protein 1 isoform X4; translated protein: MPLKLIAPPCRRGYPCRKWKSASFGPDAEFLGTGPAMTQQHLHFVEADAPGGEVGSVDPSAGYSCVPVTHSRGLAQEHLDSHIYGRILLPGHQRPRRPKLQHSQSILRKQAEEEAIKRSRSLSESYELSSDLQDKQVEMLERKYGGRFITRHAARTIQTAFRQYQMNKNFERLRSSMSENRMSRRIVLSNMRMQFSFEGPEKVHSSYFEGKQVSLTDDGTKMGPLVQSERSGDLSVQAKTPTTQNDFTDAITELEDAFSRQVKSLAESIDDALNCRSMHGDDGQSEPSRGHQEREVSCQVKAPLTSTDHRKLDEMSASYSDVTLYIDEDELSPPLALSQSVDRPSSTESTLHQRSLNSSQDYWSHVHKDEKGDTDTSCRSTPSLECQEQRLRVDHLPLLTIEPPSDSSVELSDRSDRSSLKRQNAYERGLSNQQTSPKNITHGLPPRGPSREERPRQLEPHLAINGTANRQSKSESDFSDGDNDSINSTSNSNDTINCSSESSSRDSLREQTLSKQTYHKETRNSWDSPAFSNDIIRKRHYRIGLNLFNKKPEKGIQYLIERSFVPDTPVGVAHFLLQRKGLSRQMIGEFLGNRQKQFNRDVLDCVVDEMDFSVMELDEALRKFQAHIRVQGEAQKVERLIEAFSQRYCICNPGVVRQFRNPDTIFILAFAIILLNTDMYSPNVKPERKMKLEDFVKNLRGVDDGEDIPREMLVGIYERIRKRELKTNEDHVSQVQKVEKLIVGKKPIGSLHHGLGCVLSLPHRRLVCYCRLFEVPDPNKPQKLGLHQREIFLFNDLLVVTKIFQKKKNSVTYSFRQSFSLYGMQVLLFENQYYPNGVRLTSAIPGAEIKVLINFNAPNPQDRKKFTDDLRESIAEVQEMEKYRIESELEKQKGVVRVSMSQCSGLKKDTGNGNLSRASLDDSYAIGEGLKRSALSSSLRDLSDAGVHH